The genomic region ATCTGACCTGTCTGACCCCTAGATATAATCTATGATATATGAATGTTACGAACATATTTAATAGTAATATTTTGTATGCGCTTTTAATAAGTTATCATAAACCGTACTAAACAAGCCTTGGTACGAAATCAAAATTGAAATACAAGCGCACATAACTGTTCCCATATAAAAAATGTGAAGCTATATTTTTCCTGCATTTCATATTAAGATCAGGAAAGTGTTCTAACTTAGATAAAATATGAACTTACAAAATTTCTCACTTGCCGTACAAAAAGAGTATTTTGAAAAAATGTAAGTTATATTCCTGTAATTCCTGCAAAGACCACTATTCCAAAAAGAAGAGCAATATACAGGATTGCAAGTATCAGTGCTTTGGCAGCAATCAAATTGCCGGAATCATTCATATGTACCACAATTTAACATTATATACATGCTATTTATATGTAGTTAAAATTCAAAAATTATTAAAACTGTATAATAAAGGTAAGTGAATATTGGAGAAAGTAATTAATTATTAAACCAAAAAATACAGGCACTATGAGAGAAACATATGTAAGCAGGTATAACAGATGAATTTTAGTCGGCTTATGTAAACCATACACCACATAATTAAGTACCAAGAAGAACTGAACATATTTATTAGACCTTTTTTGAAATATATTACTATATAAATTTTATAAAGATTCATATAAATAGTTTAAACATAGAAATAAAAATGTACCATTGATATTTTTAGAAAATATCGATAGAGACTCATTTACTAAACCGAGTGTGGGAAAATGCAAAATAGAAACATAATAGTAGGCGTAGCCTTGGTATTGTTACTTGCAACACAATCAGTTGCAGGTTGCACTTGTGAATCTCCAGAAGGATGTTATTACATCACAGTCACCGGAGAATATTACACAAGCGGATTTAACACAAATACGATTGATATTGGCTTAAAAATCAATTATGATGGTCAAAAAACAACCATTGTATATTGGGAAGATCTTGGTAGTGAACCAGCCATAGCACTTGATACTGATAAAACTGTAGTCAATATACTATCAGAAGAAAAATGTAAACATTATGTAAAGATAGAGCCTGTGTTCACTGCAAATGGAAATGAATACTCTCCAAGATACTTAAAATTATATTTTGACCAAGAACAAATTACAGTGTACCAAATTAAAGAAAAAGGTTTTGAAGACAACAGTATTAAAGCTACAATTAAACCAGTAATATGCAAAGAGGAAATACCCGAGTTCCCTACGATAGCATTACCTATAGCTGCAGTAATTGGATTGGCATTCATATTCCAGAACCGTAGAGAAGATTAAATCTAAGGGAACCACCCTTAGTTCTTTTTTAAAAACATAACATGTAGACAATAAGATAATAGCAGAAGAAATTATTAGGGCATAAATTTTTATTAAAAAGAGAAAATGCACCCGGAAATTCCGGGATTTGAGTTTTAACGCCCGAACCGGGATTCGAACCCGGGTCGGAGCCTCGACAGGGCTCCATGATAGGCCTCTACACTATTCGGACATTAGAGTTAATTTCGCTTGTGAGCACCCCTAAAAGGGCGTTCTTGTATATAAAGCTTTTTGTGAGTTGTTCATGATTTTGAAAGTCCCGCCTCCCAGACTCGAACCGGGGACATCGCGGTGCCTGCGCGTAATGTGACCATGCACATGAATCAAACTACAGCCGCGCACTCTACCAACTGAGTTAAAGCGGGTCTTACAAATCATGCTTCCGCACGACAGTGCCGTGCGATGCAACACTCCAATACGCATAATCATACTTAGCTCTTTCGCCGAAAAACAAGTTTGCACATGCGTAGTATATAAAGAAAAGCATTAAATGCGGCCAAAGTAAAAATCTAGAAAATTAAATAAAATAGGAAAGGCCTGAAAAACAAAAATGAAGTTGCCATGTCACTACAGGACAGGCGCACTTCAAAAGAAAGAATTAGAAAGTGTCCAGTTCTCCGTTGATAACCATCTTTGTTATCCTGGTTACATCAGAGAGCCAGTCGTCCATTATGACCTCAACTTCTGACTTAATAGAATTGAAGTTTGCACCATCAGCAGGAATTATCTGTGCACTGGCTACAAACGGCTGGTCTATTGGCTTACCTATCTGGGAAAGAAGCTTAATGTAAACATCATCTACATCAGGAACTGCCTTTACGATATCCTTTGCCATCTGGGTTGAAAGAAGATTGTATATCTTACCAATGTGGTTGATAGGATTCTTACCACTAGTTGCTTCCATACTCATTGGCCTGTTTGGTGTGATGAGTCCATTTGAGCGGTTTCCACGACCTACTGAACCATCATCCCCCATTTCTGCAGATGTACCGGTAACAGTCAGGAACACAGAATTCTTCTCGCAGTTATCTGCGGCATTGATGAATGTTGTTACTTTACGGTCTGTACGTTTGAGAGCAAGATCGGTAACATAGTCCACCATTTCTTCCTTGAGGTTAATGTAGTGGTCCATATCATCTATGTACTTACCAACCATACCGCAGCAGATGGTGAGCTGAATATCATCATTGTCTCTCAGACCCATTACCTTGATATCCGTTCCAATTCCCGGGATTTTCTTCTTGAGATCTGTGATAAGCATTCTCTCTGAATCATAAACAATCTGCTCAAGTTCTGAGAAGGGAGCATGGCCTACACCAAAGGAAGTATCATTTGCAACAGGAACCCTGTCTCTCTGGAAAACATCTCTTAGATCAGATGAACCTGTACCAAGTTTACAGTCAAGGATTATGTCACTCTCAAGGTCAAGGTCAACTATTGTGTTTCTGAGATAATTCTTAGCTGCTTTTATCGCAACAGCTTCAGCAGGAATCTCAACACCGTTGAATTCTTTGGTTGCCCTTCCGACAAGCAGAGTATAAATTGGCTGAATAACCTCTCCGCCTCCAAACTGAGGGTTTGATCTTCCTGCCACGATTTGAGTTTCATCGGTGTTATGGTGGAGAACCGCACCACATTTTTCGATATATTCCTTACACAGTGCACGGCTCATAGCTTCTGCCAGACCGTCGGAGATACTGTCAGGGTGACCTACTCCCTTCCTCTCCACAAGCTCAATCTGCTGTTTTTCCACCGGCGTTTCGATCAGGTGTTCAACTTTGATGTTTCGCATCATATTAATCCTCTAGAAGTCAATTAAAAGACAAATGAAAGAAAATAAATCAAATCGATTATGTATTCTTCGCTATATCAAGAACCTAATAGATATTTAATATTTACCGTCCAAAAATATAACTGATAGTAATAAGTACACGCGTGTTAAATTAACTACATTTTAATCTAAGCTCAGCGTGAACTCTATATGCTATAAAAGTCTTTCAAAGAACGTTCAATTGATACTGATTATAATTTCACAGAAGGATCCCCATGATACGTATTGCAATACCCAACAAAGGGCGCTTACATGACCCTACAGTAAACCTCCTCAAAGAGGCAGGCCTGCCTGTACTTGAAGGAGGGACAAGGAAACTTTTTGCCAAAACAACAGACCCTGAGATCACATATCTATTTGCAAGAGCCGCAGATATTCCGGAATATGTGC from Methanolobus tindarius DSM 2278 harbors:
- a CDS encoding PEF-CTERM sorting domain-containing protein, encoding MQNRNIIVGVALVLLLATQSVAGCTCESPEGCYYITVTGEYYTSGFNTNTIDIGLKINYDGQKTTIVYWEDLGSEPAIALDTDKTVVNILSEEKCKHYVKIEPVFTANGNEYSPRYLKLYFDQEQITVYQIKEKGFEDNSIKATIKPVICKEEIPEFPTIALPIAAVIGLAFIFQNRRED
- a CDS encoding methionine adenosyltransferase — translated: MMRNIKVEHLIETPVEKQQIELVERKGVGHPDSISDGLAEAMSRALCKEYIEKCGAVLHHNTDETQIVAGRSNPQFGGGEVIQPIYTLLVGRATKEFNGVEIPAEAVAIKAAKNYLRNTIVDLDLESDIILDCKLGTGSSDLRDVFQRDRVPVANDTSFGVGHAPFSELEQIVYDSERMLITDLKKKIPGIGTDIKVMGLRDNDDIQLTICCGMVGKYIDDMDHYINLKEEMVDYVTDLALKRTDRKVTTFINAADNCEKNSVFLTVTGTSAEMGDDGSVGRGNRSNGLITPNRPMSMEATSGKNPINHIGKIYNLLSTQMAKDIVKAVPDVDDVYIKLLSQIGKPIDQPFVASAQIIPADGANFNSIKSEVEVIMDDWLSDVTRITKMVINGELDTF